From one Malus sylvestris chromosome 1, drMalSylv7.2, whole genome shotgun sequence genomic stretch:
- the LOC126623350 gene encoding bifunctional aspartate aminotransferase and glutamate/aspartate-prephenate aminotransferase-like, whose protein sequence is MAAFSLQTSTSSIALPSFETRIPGSDLGSNPKSICFPCQPRLLPLTRRSNSKSRSRGGVVMAVAVTGNDQSQVEVDVSLSPRVNSVKPSKTVAITDQATALVQAGVPVIRLAAGEPDFDTPSIVAEAGINAIREGFTRYTPNAGTLELRQAICHKLKEENGITYTPDQIVVSNGAKQSIVQAVLAVCSPGDEVMIPAPFWVSYPEMARMADATPVILPTSISNDFLVDPKLLESKLTEKSRLLILCSPSNPTGSVYPKNLLQEIAKIVAKHPRLLVISDEIYEHIIYAPATHTSFASLPGMWERTLTINGFSKAFAMTGWRLGYIAGPKHFVAACGKLQSQFTSGACSISQKAGVAALGLGFAGGEAVSVMVKAFRERRDFLVKSFGELSGVKISEPRGAFYLFVDFSAYYGTEAEGFGKIENSESLCRYLLDKGQVALVPGDAFGDDTCIRISYAASLPTVQAAVERIKKALVELKPVAGVTN, encoded by the exons ATGGCCGCCTTTTCCCTCCAGACATCGACCTCCAGCATTGCCCTTCCCAGTTTCGAAACCCGAATCCCCGGATCCGATTTGGGTTCAAACCCAAAATCCATATGTTTCCCTTGTCAGCCTCGTTTGCTTCCTCTCACGCGTCGGAGCAACAGTAAGAGTAGATCAAGAGGAGGAGTTGTGATGGCGGTGGCAGTGACTGGCAATGACCAGTCCCAAGTGGAAGTCGACGTCTCTCTGAGCCCACGAGTCAACTCCGTCAAGCCTTCGAAGACAGTCGCCATTACCGACCAGGCCACGGCTCTCGTGCAAGCCGGAGTGCCCGTCATTCGATTAGCTGCTGGCGAACCTGATTTCGATACCCCTTCCATCGTAGCTGAG GCGGGTATCAATGCGATTCGCGAAGGCTTCACCAGGTACACACCAAATGCAGGGACTTTGGAGCTGCGCCAAGCAATTTGTCATAAGCTCAAAG AGGAGAATGGGATCACTTACACACCGGATCAGATCGTAGTTAGCAATGGAGCCAAGCAGAGCATTGTTCAAGCTGTGCTTGCAGTTTGTTCCCCAGGGGATGAG GTTATGATTCCAGCTCCATTTTGGGTGAGTTACCCTGAAATGGCAAGGATGGCCGATGCAACTCCTGTGATTCTTCCAACGAGCATCTCCAATGATTTTCTCGTAGATCCTAAACTTCTCGAATCCAAACTCACTGAGAAGTCAAGACTGCTGATTCTTTGTTCTCCATCCAACCCCACAGGGTCTGTCTACCCCAAGAATTTGCTTCAAGAGATTGCTAAGATTGTAGCAAAGCATCCTAGGCTTCTG GTTATTTCTGATGAAATATATGAACACATAATTTATGCTCCGGCAACGCATACAAGCTTTGCATCCTTGCCAGGCATGTGGGAGAGGACTCTGACAATCAATGGGTTTTCTAAG GCTTTTGCAATGACTGGTTGGCGACTTGGATATATTGCCGGGCCTAAACACTTTGTTGCGGCTTGTGGAAAGCTCCAGAGTCAG TTCACCTCAGGTGCCTGTAGTATATCACAGAAAGCAGGAGTGGCTGCATTAGGTCTTGGTTTTGCTGGTGGGGAGGCAGTTTCTGTTATGGTGAAAGCATTCCGGGAGCGACGGGATTTCTTGGTCAAAAGCTTTGGCGAACTTTCAGGTGTCAAGATCTCAGAACCCAGG GGAGCTTTCTATCTCTTCGTAGATTTCAGCGCTTACTATGGAACAGAGGCTGAAGGATTTGGTAAAATTGAGAATTCAGAGTCACTATGCCGTTACCTACTTGACAAGGGTCAG GTTGCACTAGTACCGGGAGATGCATTTGGAGATGACACGTGCATACGAATCTCCTACGCAGCATCCCTTCCCACCGTACAGGCAGCTGTGGAGAGAATTAAGAAAGCTCTTGTTGAATTAAAGCCTGTGGCCGGTGTTACTAACTAA
- the LOC126588107 gene encoding low affinity sulfate transporter 3 has protein sequence MGSSEHSEEANWVLHTPRLPGLWREFTEASGEEISPKDTLPAPGSTKHFKKSSTASSAIDEERLDIDLDLEKNSSLVERTQWVLNGPEPPGLWHELMDSLRETISCCRKKYSSLKNQPTLKSAVSVQQEIFPILVWGRSYNMSKFKHDLMAGLTIASLCIPQSIGYATLAKLDPQYGLYTSVVPPLIYAVMGTSREIAIGPVAVVSLLLPSMIQKLQDPEADPIAYTKLVLTATFFTGIFQAAFGLFRLGFLVDFLSHAAIVGFVAGAAIIIGLQQLKGLLGITHFPTNTDVISVIEAVWTSFHHPWSPHNFFLGCSFLCFILMSRFLGKKKKKLFWLPAVAPLLSVILSTLIVYLTRGDKHGINIVKHVKDGLNPSSVNLLQFNSPYVGAVAKVGLIVALVALAEAIAVGRSFSTMKGYHIDGNKEMMAMGFMNVVGSCTSCYVATGSFSRTAVNFSAGCETPVSNVVMAFTVIISLQLLTKLLYYTPTAILASIILSALSGLINLSEVYKIWKVDKLDFLACIGAFFGVLFASMEIGLLVAVIISFTKIILISIGPGTETLGKLPRTDMFCDTAQYPMAVKIPEIMIIRVKSALFCFANANFVRERIVRWITAKKGEDTKEAIQLVILDMSNLINIDTSGIATLEELQKNLISEGIELAVANPRWLVIHKLKLSNFVEKIGGRVFVTVGEAVDARFTEKLPPPANASC, from the exons ATGGGCTCTTCAGAGCATTCTGAAGAGGCTAATTGGGTTCTCCATACGCCCCGGCTGCCGGGACTATGGCGTGAGTTTACAGAGGCCTCAGGTGAAGAAATTAGTCCCAAAGATACCCTTCCAGCTCCAGGTTCCACCAAACACTTCAAAAAATCAAGCACTGCCTCATCAGCTATTGACGAGGAAAGGCTTGACATCGATCTTGACCTTGAGAAAAACAGCAGCCTAGTTGAGAGGACTCAGTGGGTGCTGAATGGTCCTGAACCCCCTGGTCTATGGCATGAGCTCATGGACTCTCTGAGGGAAACCATTTCTTGTTGCCGAAAAAAGTACTCGTCTCTCAAGAATCAGCCAACACTCAAAAGTGCAGTCTCTGTCCAGCAGGAGATATTTCCGATTCTTGTATGGGGTAGAAGCTACAACATGTCAAAATTCAAACATGATTTAATGGCAGGTCTCACTATAGCAAGTCTCTGCATTCCTCAG AGTATTGGATATGCAACTCTAGCAAAGCTTGACCCTCAGTACGGCCTTT ACACAAGTGTTGTACCACCTCTTATTTATGCTGTAATGGGGACTTCAAGAGAGATAGCAATTGGACCTGTGGCTGTTGTTTCTCTTCTTTTGCCCTCAATGATTCAGAAGTTACAGGACCCCGAGGCTGATCCTATTGCTTACACCAAGCTCGTACTCACTGCAACGTTCTTCACCGGTATCTTTCAAGCTGCCTTCGGACTCTTCAG ATTGGGGTTTCTTGTGGATTTTCTTTCTCATGCTGCAATCGTAGGGTTCGTGGCCGGGGCAGCCATCATAATCGGTCTTCAACAACTAAAGGGACTACTTGGAATCACTCACTTTCCAACCAATACTGATGTTATCTCTGTTATAGAAGCTGTTTGGACATCTTTCCACCACCCT TGGAGTCCTCATAATTTTTTCCTTGGCTGCTCATTCCTGTGTTTCATCCTAATGTCAAGATTTCTG ggtaaaaagaagaagaaactttTCTGGTTGCCAGCCGTTGCTCCTCTCCTATCTGTTATACTATCGACTCTGATTGTTTATCTAACACGGGGAGATAAACATGGAATTAATATTGTTAAACACGTCAAAGATGGCTTGAACCCTAGTTCGGTGAATCTGTTACAGTTCAACAGCCCCTATGTTGGGGCTGTGGCTAAAGTTGGGCTAATTGTCGCCCTTGTTGCACTCGCG GAAGCAATTGCAGTTGGAAGATCTTTCTCAACCATGAAAGGATACCACATAGATGGTAACAAAGAAATGATGGCAATGGGATTCATGAACGTAGTGGGATCCTGTACTTCGTGCTATGTTGCAACCG GTTCATTCTCGCGCACAGCCGTTAACTTCAGTGCTGGTTGTGAAACTCCTGTGTCAAACGTGGTCATGGCCTTTACTGTGATCATATCACTGCAGCTGTTGACAAAGCTCTTGTATTACACACCAACAGCAATCCTTGCTTCAATTATTCTCTCTGCTCTGTCCGGGCTTATTAACCTGAGCGAAGTCTACAAAATTTGGAAGGTTGATAAGTTGGACTTCTTGGCTTGCATTGGAGCCTTCTTTGGGGTCCTATTTGCATCCATGGAGATTGGCCTTCTAGTTGCG GTGATCATATCATTCACAAAGATTATTCTCATCTCAATTGGACCAGGCACAGAAACACTTGGAAAACTTCCTAGAACTGATATGTTTTGCGACACTGCTCAGTATCCTATGGCTGTCAAAATTCCTGAAATCATGATAATACGTGTCAAGTCtgccttgttttgttttgcaaatGCCAATTTCGTCAGAGAAAG GATTGTAAGGTGGATAACTGCAAAGAAAGGGGAGGACACCAAAGAGGCAATTCAACTCGTAATTCTTGACATGTCTA ATTTGATTAACATTGATACATCGGGAATAGCTACTCTAGAGGAGCTGCAAAAGAATTTGATCTCCGAAGGAATTGAG tTAGCCGTTGCAAACCCTAGGTGGCTAGTGATTCACAAACTAAAGCTATCCAACTTTGTGGAAAAAATTGGAGGAAGGGTCTTCGTGACCGTCGGAGAAGCAGTGGATGCAAGATTCACTGAAAAATTGCCACCACCTGCTAATGCAAGCTGCTAG